A portion of the Gammaproteobacteria bacterium genome contains these proteins:
- a CDS encoding thiamine pyrophosphate-dependent dehydrogenase E1 component subunit alpha, whose protein sequence is MKRYPAFDPPEYQDWKADAELVRAFEQTLAEPSRAALVAELSEDDLLAFYRDLLTTRLHDIGLKRWVRQGVISKAWLATGEEAVTVGSVRALDPTRDIVSPMIRNAGACHMMGMPVADIFRGYLATEDGPNGGRDLHIGALAKGVIQPISHMGTNVPVMAGVALAFRNLGQKRVALTWIGDGATKTGECHEGLNLAAVQRLPAIFIIQNNQVALGTPLEQHGAGDLEAWPAMYGVRGWNCDGNNILDVYAVTRMAADACRAGDGPAIIVASTFRMGGHATHDEREARETFPPELFERWGRRDPVGLFEAYLEARGVDPDELRAIEELVADEVAAGAEEALASRDRQPAPEKALYEGISEGGTLLSLERRPV, encoded by the coding sequence ATGAAGCGCTACCCCGCCTTCGACCCGCCCGAGTACCAGGACTGGAAAGCCGACGCGGAGCTGGTGCGCGCGTTCGAGCAGACGCTGGCCGAACCCTCGCGCGCCGCGCTCGTCGCCGAGCTCTCCGAGGACGACCTGCTCGCCTTCTACCGCGACCTGTTGACGACGCGCCTTCACGACATCGGACTCAAGCGGTGGGTGCGCCAGGGCGTCATCTCCAAGGCGTGGCTCGCCACCGGCGAGGAGGCGGTCACGGTCGGCAGCGTGCGCGCGCTCGACCCCACCCGCGACATCGTCAGCCCGATGATCCGCAACGCCGGGGCCTGCCACATGATGGGGATGCCGGTGGCCGACATCTTCCGCGGCTACCTCGCGACCGAGGACGGGCCCAACGGGGGGCGCGATCTCCACATCGGCGCGCTGGCCAAGGGCGTCATCCAGCCCATCAGCCACATGGGCACCAACGTGCCCGTGATGGCGGGCGTGGCGCTGGCCTTCCGCAACCTGGGTCAGAAGCGCGTCGCGCTCACCTGGATCGGCGACGGCGCCACCAAGACCGGCGAGTGCCACGAAGGGCTGAACCTCGCCGCCGTCCAGCGTCTTCCGGCCATCTTCATCATCCAGAACAACCAGGTGGCGCTCGGCACTCCGCTCGAGCAGCACGGCGCCGGAGACCTGGAGGCCTGGCCCGCGATGTACGGGGTTCGGGGCTGGAACTGCGACGGCAACAACATCCTGGACGTCTATGCGGTGACGCGCATGGCCGCGGACGCCTGCCGGGCCGGCGATGGTCCCGCCATCATCGTCGCTTCCACCTTCCGCATGGGCGGACACGCCACCCACGACGAGCGCGAGGCCCGCGAGACCTTCCCTCCGGAACTGTTCGAGCGGTGGGGACGCAGGGATCCGGTGGGCCTCTTCGAAGCGTATCTCGAGGCCCGGGGCGTCGATCCCGACGAGCTGCGGGCGATCGAGGAACTGGTCGCCGACGAGGTCGCGGCGGGCGCGGAGGAGGCGCTCGCCTCCCGCGACCGGCAGCCCGCGCCCGAAAAGGCTCTCTACGAAGGCATCTCCGAGGGCGGCACGCTGCTGTCGCTGGAGCGGCGTCCCGTCTGA
- a CDS encoding sigma-70 family RNA polymerase sigma factor: MAESKLREPDLLSRLPLDCMSDEELVVSHLNDRRGAFTRLFNRYRERLVHFIVRKTGDADRAQDLTQEAFIRVARHLERFDTSKKFSTWIYTIASNLSKNELRNRSRSPVVLFQVLRSRWEDDPRPLQFEDSSMSPDGLYRKRFLKRLVEDTVAQLPEHHRMVFRLRELDGKSYDEIAEITGVNLGTVKSRLHRARNSFAQRIEPYLN, translated from the coding sequence ATGGCGGAGTCGAAACTGCGCGAACCGGACCTGCTCTCCAGACTCCCGCTCGACTGCATGAGCGACGAGGAGCTGGTGGTGTCGCACCTGAACGACCGCCGCGGGGCCTTCACCAGGCTCTTCAACCGGTACCGCGAGCGCCTCGTCCATTTCATCGTCCGCAAGACGGGCGACGCCGACCGCGCGCAGGACCTCACCCAGGAGGCCTTCATCCGGGTGGCCCGGCACCTCGAGCGCTTCGATACCAGCAAGAAGTTCTCCACCTGGATCTACACCATCGCGAGCAATCTCTCCAAGAACGAGCTGCGCAACCGGTCCCGCAGCCCCGTGGTGCTCTTTCAGGTGCTGCGCAGCCGCTGGGAAGACGATCCCCGGCCCCTCCAGTTCGAGGATTCCTCCATGTCCCCGGACGGGCTCTACCGCAAGCGCTTCCTGAAGAGGCTTGTCGAGGACACGGTGGCCCAGTTGCCCGAGCATCACCGGATGGTGTTCCGCCTGCGCGAGCTCGACGGCAAGAGCTACGACGAGATCGCGGAGATCACCGGCGTGAACCTGGGCACCGTGAAGAGCCGCCTGCACCGGGCCCGCAACTCCTTCGCCCAGCGCATCGAACCCTACCTGAACTGA
- a CDS encoding CoA-binding protein encodes MTNLTALDVLLQESSDPDNPDAAELLDIMRSVRTIAVVGISRDPAKAARRVPSYLATKGYDILPVNPFAARILGRPARKSLAEVAEPLDMVVVFRPSEEAGTHLAEAAARPERPVVWLQQNIRADEAAAEARARGIRVVQDMCTYRVHRAATADR; translated from the coding sequence ATGACCAACCTGACCGCGCTCGATGTCCTGCTCCAGGAGTCCTCGGATCCGGACAATCCGGATGCCGCGGAGCTGCTGGACATCATGCGCTCCGTGAGGACGATCGCGGTCGTGGGCATTTCCCGGGATCCCGCCAAGGCGGCGCGGCGGGTGCCGTCGTACCTGGCGACCAAGGGGTACGACATCCTGCCCGTCAACCCGTTCGCGGCGCGCATCCTGGGAAGGCCCGCACGGAAGTCGCTCGCGGAGGTCGCGGAGCCCCTGGACATGGTCGTGGTCTTCCGGCCCTCCGAGGAGGCGGGAACCCACCTGGCGGAGGCTGCCGCCCGCCCGGAGCGCCCGGTCGTCTGGCTGCAACAGAACATCCGTGCCGACGAGGCAGCGGCCGAAGCGCGCGCCCGGGGGATCCGGGTCGTGCAGGACATGTGCACGTATCGGGTTCATCGCGCAGCCACGGCAGATCGATGA
- the trpE gene encoding anthranilate synthase component I, with the protein MNPGLSFERFRDLARSSRLVPVWAELLFDVDTAVTAYARLARPPWGFLLESVVGGERWARYSFLGTDPAAAWRLHGGRATWWTRSGGWQPIDTDDPLADLSRRLAAYQPADVPELPRFWGGAVGYLGYDVVRQLERLPNAPPDGLDIPDAVFMFTDVVLAIDNLLGRANVIAAVPVAPGIGEEELRARYERGLRKVAAIIHSLRTAPAPPPMELLPEPASDPRFESSMSREEFEGAVQTIRDYIFAGDAFQVVLSQRLEMSLAGSPFELYRVLRTLNPSPYLYFVELDGVTLVGSSPELLVRVEDGVVTVRPIAGTRPRGATPEEDARLAAELAADEKELAEHRMLVDLGRNDVGRVARSGTVRVSELMAVERYSHVMHIVSRVEGDLREGLTALDALLAGFPAGTLSGAPKVRAMEIIDELEPVRRGPYGGAVGYLAYGGRTMDTAIAIRTLLAARGKAYVQAGAGVVADSDPAAEYEETLNKARALLRAGTMISGADSDD; encoded by the coding sequence ATGAATCCTGGCCTCTCCTTCGAGCGCTTCCGCGACCTCGCCCGGTCCAGCCGTCTGGTGCCGGTGTGGGCGGAGCTGCTCTTCGATGTGGATACGGCGGTCACCGCCTACGCGCGGCTGGCGCGGCCGCCCTGGGGTTTTCTGCTGGAGTCGGTGGTGGGAGGCGAGCGCTGGGCGCGCTACAGCTTCCTGGGGACGGATCCGGCGGCGGCCTGGCGCCTCCACGGCGGCAGGGCTACCTGGTGGACGCGCAGCGGCGGATGGCAGCCGATTGATACCGACGACCCCCTCGCGGACCTTTCCCGGAGGCTTGCGGCGTACCAGCCCGCCGACGTCCCGGAACTCCCCCGCTTCTGGGGAGGCGCCGTCGGCTATCTGGGATACGACGTGGTGCGCCAGCTGGAGCGGCTGCCGAACGCGCCTCCGGACGGCCTCGACATCCCGGACGCGGTGTTCATGTTCACCGACGTCGTGCTCGCCATCGACAACCTGCTGGGGCGGGCGAACGTCATCGCCGCGGTGCCGGTCGCGCCCGGGATCGGGGAGGAGGAGCTGCGCGCCCGCTACGAGCGCGGGCTCCGGAAGGTCGCCGCCATCATCCACTCCCTGCGCACGGCCCCCGCGCCTCCTCCCATGGAACTGCTCCCCGAACCCGCCTCCGACCCCCGGTTCGAGAGCAGCATGAGCCGGGAGGAGTTCGAGGGCGCCGTTCAGACGATCCGCGACTACATCTTCGCCGGCGACGCCTTCCAGGTGGTGCTCAGCCAGCGGCTCGAGATGTCGCTCGCGGGGTCGCCCTTCGAGCTCTACCGGGTGCTCCGCACCCTCAACCCCTCGCCCTACCTGTATTTCGTCGAGCTGGACGGCGTGACCCTGGTGGGCAGCTCCCCGGAGCTGCTGGTGCGGGTGGAGGACGGCGTCGTGACCGTGCGCCCCATCGCCGGGACGCGCCCGCGCGGCGCCACCCCCGAGGAGGACGCCCGCCTGGCCGCCGAACTGGCGGCGGACGAGAAGGAGCTGGCTGAGCACCGCATGCTCGTCGACCTGGGACGCAACGACGTGGGCCGGGTGGCGCGCTCCGGCACCGTGCGGGTCTCGGAGCTGATGGCGGTCGAGCGCTACTCGCACGTGATGCACATCGTCAGCAGGGTGGAGGGAGACCTCCGGGAAGGGCTCACGGCGCTGGATGCGCTCCTGGCCGGCTTTCCCGCGGGAACGCTCTCGGGAGCGCCCAAGGTACGCGCCATGGAGATCATCGACGAGCTGGAGCCCGTGCGCCGGGGTCCCTACGGCGGCGCCGTCGGCTATCTCGCCTACGGGGGCAGGACGATGGACACCGCCATCGCCATCCGCACGCTGCTGGCGGCGCGGGGGAAGGCCTACGTACAGGCGGGGGCCGGGGTGGTGGCGGACTCCGATCCCGCCGCCGAGTACGAGGAGACCCTCAACAAGGCGCGGGCGCTGCTCAGGGCGGGAACGATGATATCGGGGGCGGATTCGGACGACTGA
- a CDS encoding DUF420 domain-containing protein, which yields MAPLHSMDAEALGNFLAPVNASLNLLSTSFLVAGFAFIRARNIPRHRLCMISAASASGLFLVFYVIRFSLTGTHTFAGEGTARVVYLAILFSHMVLAVVVAPLIIRLLFLAGRERFTEHARLARWTFPIWLYVSVTGLVVYAMLYHVYGYVE from the coding sequence ATGGCGCCGCTGCATTCCATGGACGCTGAGGCGCTCGGCAACTTTCTGGCACCGGTCAACGCCTCGCTGAACCTGCTCAGCACCAGCTTCCTGGTGGCCGGATTCGCCTTCATCCGGGCGCGCAACATCCCCCGCCATCGCCTGTGCATGATCTCGGCGGCGAGCGCGTCGGGCCTCTTCCTGGTCTTCTACGTCATCCGCTTCTCGCTCACCGGCACCCACACGTTCGCCGGAGAGGGAACCGCCCGGGTGGTCTACCTGGCCATCCTGTTCTCGCACATGGTGCTCGCGGTGGTGGTGGCGCCCCTCATCATCCGCCTGCTGTTCCTCGCGGGCCGAGAGCGCTTCACCGAGCACGCCCGCCTGGCGCGCTGGACCTTTCCGATCTGGCTGTACGTGTCGGTGACCGGGCTGGTCGTGTACGCCATGCTCTACCACGTGTACGGGTACGTGGAGTAG
- a CDS encoding hydantoinase/oxoprolinase family protein — protein MRPKLMRPPMPSNTLEGPSVSVGEISGHEGAPDGLSGLPVLAVDTGGTFTDFVLYRGGQVSTLKVPSTPADPSEAVLEGVRRLMDEDGPFLMVHGSTVGTNALLERKGARVVLVTNRGFEDVIEIGRQNRPQLYALAGHRPPPLVARADRVGIRGRLGPQGEEIEALDPGEVEALTARDAKAWAVALLHAYADPAHEAAVADRLRAAGHLVSVSSEILPEYREYERTSTTVVNAYIAPVVSGYLGRLEEEAGARAIRIMGSNGGALPVARAREEPVHTVLSGPAGGVVGALAWARRAGFRDIVTFDMGGTSTDVSLCPGRPLRTREFTIGGQPAAIPVIDIHTVGAGGGSLARVDPGGALRVGPQSAGAAPGPICYGRGGEGLTVTDAHVWLGRLPADGFLGGSATLDRGAVEKPLAELAGRLGSTMEDAAAGILAVVNSSMERALRVISVERGHDPAAFVVVAFGGAGGLHVAELSERLGAAGAMIPPDPGLLSAYGMLAAPVTKEVSRTVLVAHDDAACDAQLGEVFAELEETATTRMAEEGHGRASLAVERWVDARYLGQSYELPVVADGWVERFHQAHAQRYGYRQDDARVEAVTLRVVARAPGLSLDPPALESAAEASPPARTARVHAGGRVRDAACWWRRDLRAGHALAGPGLVLEYSSTTWIPSGWRAEVDETGSLLLRRMD, from the coding sequence ATGCGACCGAAGCTGATGCGCCCGCCCATGCCTAGCAACACCCTGGAGGGACCATCGGTGTCGGTTGGCGAGATCTCCGGCCACGAGGGGGCGCCGGACGGGCTGTCCGGCCTCCCGGTGCTGGCGGTGGACACGGGCGGGACCTTCACCGACTTCGTGCTCTACCGCGGCGGGCAGGTTTCCACCCTGAAGGTGCCCTCCACCCCGGCGGACCCCTCGGAGGCGGTGCTGGAGGGGGTGCGGCGGCTGATGGACGAGGACGGACCCTTCCTGATGGTGCACGGCTCGACCGTCGGGACCAACGCCCTGCTCGAGCGAAAGGGCGCGCGCGTCGTGTTGGTGACCAACCGGGGCTTCGAGGACGTGATCGAGATCGGGCGCCAGAACCGCCCGCAGCTCTACGCCCTGGCCGGACACCGGCCGCCGCCGCTGGTGGCGCGCGCCGACCGGGTGGGCATCCGCGGGCGGCTGGGGCCCCAAGGGGAGGAGATCGAGGCGCTCGATCCGGGGGAGGTGGAGGCGCTCACGGCGCGTGATGCGAAGGCGTGGGCGGTGGCGCTGCTGCACGCCTACGCCGATCCCGCGCACGAGGCCGCGGTGGCGGATCGACTGCGGGCGGCGGGCCACCTGGTGTCGGTGTCCTCGGAGATCCTGCCCGAGTACCGCGAGTACGAACGCACCTCGACCACGGTCGTGAACGCCTACATCGCGCCGGTCGTGTCGGGCTACCTCGGGCGGCTGGAGGAGGAGGCGGGCGCGCGCGCGATCCGCATCATGGGGTCGAACGGGGGGGCGCTGCCGGTCGCGCGGGCGCGCGAGGAGCCGGTCCACACCGTCCTGTCGGGGCCGGCGGGCGGGGTGGTGGGGGCGCTCGCCTGGGCGCGGCGAGCGGGTTTCCGAGACATCGTCACCTTCGACATGGGGGGCACCTCCACCGACGTGTCGCTCTGTCCGGGGCGGCCGCTGCGGACCCGGGAATTCACGATCGGGGGGCAGCCGGCCGCCATCCCCGTGATCGACATCCACACGGTGGGGGCCGGCGGCGGCTCCCTCGCCCGGGTGGACCCCGGCGGCGCCCTTCGGGTGGGTCCCCAGAGCGCGGGCGCGGCGCCGGGGCCGATCTGCTACGGCCGCGGGGGCGAGGGGCTGACCGTCACCGACGCCCACGTGTGGCTGGGCCGCCTGCCCGCCGACGGCTTCCTCGGCGGGAGCGCGACCCTCGACCGGGGCGCCGTCGAGAAGCCCCTGGCGGAGCTGGCCGGCCGTCTGGGATCCACCATGGAGGACGCGGCGGCCGGCATCCTGGCCGTGGTCAACAGCTCGATGGAGCGGGCGCTGCGCGTCATCTCGGTGGAGCGCGGCCACGACCCGGCCGCCTTCGTGGTGGTCGCGTTCGGGGGGGCGGGGGGCCTCCACGTGGCGGAGCTGAGCGAGCGCCTGGGCGCCGCCGGCGCGATGATCCCGCCCGACCCGGGACTTCTGTCCGCCTACGGCATGCTGGCCGCGCCGGTCACCAAGGAGGTCTCGCGCACGGTGCTCGTCGCCCACGATGACGCCGCCTGCGACGCCCAGCTCGGCGAGGTGTTCGCCGAGCTGGAGGAGACCGCGACCACCCGCATGGCCGAAGAAGGCCATGGCCGCGCGTCGCTGGCCGTGGAGCGCTGGGTGGACGCCCGCTACCTGGGCCAGAGCTACGAGCTCCCGGTAGTCGCGGATGGCTGGGTGGAGCGATTCCACCAGGCCCACGCGCAGCGGTACGGCTACCGCCAGGACGACGCCCGGGTGGAGGCGGTGACGCTGCGGGTCGTGGCGCGGGCCCCCGGCCTGTCCCTGGACCCGCCCGCGCTCGAATCCGCCGCCGAGGCGAGCCCGCCCGCCCGCACCGCCCGGGTGCACGCCGGCGGCCGCGTCCGGGACGCTGCCTGCTGGTGGCGGCGCGACCTGCGCGCCGGACACGCGCTAGCGGGTCCGGGCCTCGTCCTCGAGTACAGCTCGACCACCTGGATTCCGTCCGGGTGGCGCGCGGAGGTCGACGAAACGGGGAGTCTGCTGCTGCGACGAATGGATTAG
- a CDS encoding amino acid permease, whose product MAKLKRELGLFDVYAIATGATLSSGFFLLPGLAAAQAGGSIPLAYLLAGLLLLPGILSMAELSTAMPRAGGIYYFLDRSMGQRVGAIGGFGTWTTLTLKSAFALVGLGAYLQVYYPDAPAGPIALAFAAGFGAVNLFGAKKTSSIQLVLTVLLLAMLGWLIGTGVTAVDPGVFEGAFELGASPFFATVGLVIVSYMGLTHVASVSEEVRNPDRNLALGMLLAFVTVLLVYVLGTWAMVGAIGVEALSADGGNLAPAAAMARAVSGSTGEAVMTVAAILAFTSVGNAGVLSASRYPLAMSRDHVLPAALRRISRWGTPWVAVLATVGLIVLWLLLFDPSSIAKLASAFQLIMFALACLAVIVMRESGLAPYDPGFRAPLYPWVQIIGIVIPFPLIVEMGWLATLLSVAFVAFGLLWYSLYTRDHVRREGAIYHVFERLGQQRNQGLEGELLQILKEKGVRDADPFEELMASSAVLDYQDAVRFSELVDRASQVLSEQLDVDADRLAQGFFEDSGSGLTPVSQGVVLEHLRLDSIPGHRMVLARVHGGIEIDVGEPDVPPADDELIQAAFFLASPEPDSGRHLRILAQIAGRVDDESFLTEWLEAEDNLELREVMLRDERMLVVEVLREGASSSLAGMTIHDMGLPESTLAAMIRRRGQLVVPHDDTVIEQGDRLTILGSPRDIIDLRHRYDVHATTVPRWWRGRRRTVEAGEVRPRNSR is encoded by the coding sequence ATGGCGAAACTCAAGCGGGAACTCGGGCTCTTCGACGTCTACGCCATCGCGACCGGCGCCACCCTGAGTTCGGGATTCTTCCTGCTGCCGGGTCTTGCGGCCGCGCAGGCCGGGGGGTCGATCCCCCTCGCCTACCTGCTGGCGGGCCTGCTTCTCCTGCCGGGCATCCTCAGCATGGCCGAGCTGTCGACCGCCATGCCCCGCGCCGGCGGCATCTACTACTTCCTGGACCGCAGCATGGGCCAGCGGGTCGGGGCGATCGGCGGATTCGGCACCTGGACCACGCTCACCCTCAAGTCCGCTTTCGCGCTGGTGGGACTCGGCGCCTACCTGCAGGTCTACTATCCCGACGCGCCCGCCGGCCCCATCGCCCTCGCCTTCGCGGCGGGATTCGGCGCGGTCAACCTCTTCGGCGCGAAGAAGACCAGCTCCATCCAGCTGGTCCTGACCGTGCTGCTGCTGGCCATGCTGGGATGGCTGATCGGGACCGGCGTCACCGCCGTCGACCCCGGCGTCTTCGAAGGCGCGTTCGAGCTGGGCGCCTCTCCCTTCTTCGCCACCGTCGGGCTGGTGATCGTGTCGTACATGGGGCTCACCCACGTCGCCTCGGTCTCCGAGGAGGTCAGGAACCCGGACCGCAACCTGGCGCTGGGCATGCTGCTGGCCTTCGTGACGGTGCTGCTCGTCTACGTCCTCGGCACCTGGGCGATGGTCGGGGCGATCGGGGTCGAGGCGCTCTCCGCCGATGGCGGCAACCTGGCGCCCGCGGCAGCGATGGCCAGGGCGGTGTCCGGGAGCACGGGAGAAGCCGTCATGACCGTGGCCGCCATCCTCGCCTTCACATCGGTGGGCAACGCCGGAGTGCTGTCCGCGAGCCGCTACCCGCTGGCCATGAGCCGCGACCACGTCCTGCCGGCCGCGCTCCGCCGCATCAGCCGGTGGGGCACGCCCTGGGTCGCCGTCCTCGCCACCGTGGGGCTGATCGTCCTCTGGCTCCTGCTCTTCGACCCGTCCAGCATCGCGAAGCTGGCGAGCGCCTTCCAGCTCATCATGTTCGCCCTCGCCTGCCTTGCCGTGATCGTCATGCGCGAGAGCGGGCTCGCCCCCTACGACCCCGGCTTCCGCGCGCCCCTGTACCCCTGGGTCCAGATCATCGGCATCGTCATCCCTTTTCCGCTGATCGTCGAGATGGGCTGGCTCGCCACCCTCCTGAGCGTCGCCTTCGTCGCCTTCGGGCTCCTCTGGTACAGCCTCTACACCCGCGATCACGTGCGCCGGGAGGGCGCCATCTACCACGTCTTCGAGCGGCTGGGCCAGCAGCGCAACCAGGGGCTGGAAGGGGAGCTGCTCCAGATCCTCAAGGAGAAGGGGGTGCGCGACGCGGATCCCTTCGAGGAACTCATGGCGTCTTCGGCGGTGCTGGACTACCAGGACGCCGTCCGCTTCTCCGAATTGGTGGACCGTGCATCACAGGTGCTGTCGGAACAGCTTGATGTGGATGCCGACAGGCTCGCTCAGGGCTTCTTTGAGGACAGCGGCAGCGGCCTGACGCCGGTATCCCAGGGCGTCGTCCTGGAACATCTGCGCCTCGACTCGATTCCGGGTCACCGCATGGTCCTCGCCCGCGTCCATGGGGGGATCGAAATCGATGTCGGCGAACCCGACGTCCCGCCGGCGGACGACGAGCTCATCCAGGCGGCGTTCTTCCTGGCGAGCCCGGAGCCCGATTCCGGCCGCCATCTGCGCATCCTGGCCCAGATCGCGGGCCGCGTGGACGACGAGAGCTTCCTAACCGAGTGGCTCGAGGCGGAAGACAACCTGGAGCTGCGCGAGGTCATGCTGCGGGACGAACGCATGCTCGTGGTCGAGGTGCTGCGTGAAGGGGCGAGCAGCTCGCTGGCGGGAATGACCATCCACGACATGGGGCTGCCCGAGAGCACCCTGGCGGCCATGATCCGGCGGCGCGGACAGCTCGTCGTCCCGCATGACGACACAGTCATCGAGCAGGGCGACCGCCTGACCATCCTCGGTTCCCCCCGCGACATCATCGACCTGCGGCACCGCTACGACGTGCACGCCACAACCGTCCCGCGCTGGTGGCGGGGCAGGCGCCGGACCGTCGAAGCCGGTGAGGTTCGCCCCCGCAACTCCCGATGA
- a CDS encoding HAMP domain-containing sensor histidine kinase: protein MPGALGYILFFVAVAALPVVWRVSGQRTAARYRRALERLGAEARSGKIEGDDSSLPAGVRAVRQRLSSGWMPVRGASPEVLARLAQFLQTAVVKPLVQALHARGRGVRPRIQQALDAIEDIEFYAETPELARASIDLAEAVQGVAREFQKAFKVEVKLDLPGEPVPCRADLAALQDAVYMILANAGRHGDGKPIGISLRNAAGSARIVVRDAGEGFSDEALGRAAEPFFSTVPGALGLGLTHARYVVQAHGGTLEVRNRGGGGEVVVELPPGEG from the coding sequence ATGCCTGGTGCGCTTGGATACATCCTGTTTTTCGTCGCGGTCGCGGCCCTGCCCGTGGTCTGGCGCGTGTCGGGCCAGCGGACAGCCGCGCGGTACCGGCGCGCGCTCGAGCGCCTCGGCGCGGAGGCGCGCTCCGGGAAGATCGAGGGAGACGACTCGTCGCTGCCTGCCGGGGTCAGAGCGGTCCGCCAGCGCCTCTCGAGCGGGTGGATGCCGGTTCGGGGCGCATCGCCGGAGGTGCTCGCGCGCCTCGCGCAGTTCCTCCAGACAGCCGTCGTCAAGCCGCTCGTACAGGCCCTGCACGCCCGCGGCCGCGGCGTTCGTCCCCGCATTCAACAGGCCCTCGACGCCATCGAGGACATCGAGTTCTACGCGGAAACGCCGGAGCTGGCACGCGCTTCCATCGACCTGGCCGAGGCGGTGCAAGGTGTCGCCCGTGAGTTCCAGAAGGCCTTCAAGGTGGAGGTGAAGCTGGATCTGCCCGGGGAGCCGGTGCCGTGCCGCGCGGACCTCGCTGCGCTGCAGGATGCCGTCTACATGATTCTGGCGAACGCCGGGCGTCACGGGGACGGAAAACCGATCGGGATCTCGCTTCGGAACGCCGCCGGCTCGGCGCGGATTGTGGTGCGCGATGCGGGCGAGGGTTTCTCGGACGAGGCGCTGGGGCGCGCGGCGGAACCCTTCTTCAGCACGGTCCCGGGGGCACTGGGACTGGGGCTGACCCACGCCCGCTACGTCGTCCAGGCCCACGGCGGGACCCTGGAGGTGCGCAATCGCGGGGGAGGCGGGGAGGTGGTGGTGGAGTTGCCGCCGGGGGAGGGCTGA
- a CDS encoding dipeptidase: protein MTPAEQFTAANLDRFLAELFDFLRIPSISAKSEHNGDTRHAAGWLRDRMRDIGLEAEILETPRHPVVLGEWRGAGEDAPTVLVYGHYDVQPAEPLELWTAPAFEPDVRDGRIYARGSADDKGQLFLHVKAAESLLAADGRLPVNLIVLAEGEEEIGSPNLIPFVEAHAERLACDVVVISDSAMFAPGLPSVLFSLRGLAYFEITVHGPTSDLHSGSYGGGVVNPAMALARILGTLHDDSGRIAIPGFYDDVVDWGDETRAEIRALPFDDEEFREGVGVAALSGEAGYSTLERLWIRPTCEVNGLLSGYTGEGAKTVLPAHSMAKVSFRLVPDQDPARVAELLRAHIARVVPPEVRVEIEELHGGMPWRGQVSGGLIDAASRALARSFGRRPVLTGEGGSIPIVGEFERILEAPVLLLGFALPGANMHAPDEWFPLENFDKGIVALAALLEELGSGAFAA from the coding sequence GTGACGCCTGCGGAGCAGTTCACCGCCGCCAACCTGGACCGGTTTCTGGCGGAGCTCTTCGACTTCCTGCGCATCCCCTCCATCAGCGCCAAGTCGGAACACAACGGAGACACGCGGCACGCTGCCGGCTGGCTGCGCGACCGCATGCGGGACATCGGCCTTGAGGCCGAGATTCTGGAGACGCCGCGCCACCCGGTGGTGCTCGGCGAGTGGCGCGGGGCGGGGGAGGACGCGCCCACCGTGCTGGTGTACGGCCACTACGATGTCCAGCCGGCGGAGCCCCTTGAACTGTGGACGGCTCCGGCCTTCGAGCCCGACGTGCGCGACGGGCGCATCTACGCGCGCGGCTCCGCCGACGACAAGGGGCAGCTCTTCCTGCACGTGAAAGCCGCGGAGTCGCTGCTGGCCGCGGACGGCCGGCTGCCGGTCAACCTGATCGTGCTGGCCGAGGGGGAGGAGGAGATCGGCTCGCCCAACCTCATCCCGTTCGTGGAGGCGCACGCCGAGCGGCTGGCGTGCGACGTGGTGGTGATCTCCGATTCCGCGATGTTCGCGCCCGGCCTGCCCTCGGTGCTCTTCTCGCTTCGCGGCCTGGCCTACTTCGAGATCACCGTGCACGGACCCACCAGCGATCTGCACTCGGGCAGCTACGGGGGCGGGGTGGTCAACCCGGCGATGGCGCTCGCCCGCATCCTGGGAACGCTACACGACGACAGCGGGCGCATCGCGATCCCCGGGTTCTACGACGACGTCGTGGACTGGGGCGACGAGACCCGCGCCGAGATTCGCGCGCTGCCGTTCGACGACGAGGAGTTTCGCGAGGGCGTGGGCGTTGCCGCGCTGTCGGGCGAGGCGGGGTACTCGACCCTGGAGCGCCTCTGGATCCGGCCCACCTGCGAGGTGAACGGCCTCCTCTCCGGCTACACCGGCGAGGGCGCCAAGACGGTGCTGCCGGCGCATTCGATGGCCAAGGTCAGCTTCCGGCTGGTTCCCGATCAGGATCCGGCGCGGGTGGCGGAGCTCCTGCGGGCCCACATCGCGCGCGTGGTGCCCCCGGAAGTCCGGGTCGAGATCGAGGAGCTGCACGGCGGGATGCCCTGGCGCGGACAGGTGTCCGGTGGATTGATCGACGCCGCCAGCCGGGCGCTGGCGCGCTCGTTCGGCCGGCGGCCGGTGCTCACCGGGGAGGGGGGCTCGATCCCCATCGTGGGCGAGTTCGAGCGCATCCTGGAGGCGCCGGTGCTCCTTCTCGGGTTCGCGCTCCCGGGGGCCAACATGCACGCCCCGGACGAGTGGTTCCCGCTGGAGAACTTCGACAAGGGCATCGTCGCCCTCGCCGCGCTGCTGGAGGAGCTGGGGAGCGGCGCCTTCGCAGCCTGA